One genomic segment of Clostridia bacterium includes these proteins:
- a CDS encoding DNA starvation/stationary phase protection protein, protein MENIKSILNKEVANFAVLYTKLHNYHWYVKGKLFYTLHSKLEELYDAVTGFYDDVAERLLMIGGRPAATLKEYLALATIQEASGNETTEDMIKTVLKDFEKVIGELAEGIKAANEAGDDVTADLLVGISKDLQKQAWMLRTVTE, encoded by the coding sequence ATGGAAAATATAAAAAGCATTTTAAATAAAGAAGTAGCAAATTTTGCTGTTCTTTATACAAAACTACATAATTATCATTGGTACGTTAAAGGCAAATTATTTTACACATTGCATTCAAAACTAGAAGAACTTTATGATGCTGTAACAGGATTTTATGACGATGTTGCAGAAAGACTTCTTATGATTGGCGGACGTCCTGCAGCTACTTTGAAAGAATATTTGGCATTAGCAACTATTCAAGAAGCAAGCGGCAATGAAACAACTGAAGACATGATAAAGACTGTCTTAAAAGATTTTGAAAAAGTTATTGGAGAACTTGCAGAAGGAATAAAGGCTGCTAACGAAGCAGGCGATGATGTAACAGCAGATTTGCTAGTTGGTATTTCAAAAGACTTACAAAAACAGGCATGGATGCTAAGAACAGTAACTGAATAA
- the lon gene encoding endopeptidase La produces MAEFIPNNDEIQESAINNYKMPRILKMIALRGLVIFPYMSVSFDIARDKSLFALNKALENDEQIFLVTQKHASQNDPAPKDIYRIGTICKIKQVLKMPGDTLRVLAEGIERAEIESYHSIKPYFEVVLKDMPADNSDPLLIEAMKRIAKENFEEYSRYDTKIVTDNFAHIDIETEPEKFVYAVGQYIYTKESDRQELLSINNLDKKLQMISESLAQEIEVLKIKKKIDNRVRKQMDKNQKEYYLREQARAIHEELGDGDEDLVDYINKAKELKLPQEAMEKVEKEVKRLQKMSSTSPEAGVSRSYIEWILDIPWTKATEDNLDLQRAREILNEDHFGLEKVKERILEYLAVLHLTKTLKGPILCFVGPPGVGKTSIVKSIARALGRNFVSMSLGGVKDEAEIRGHRRTYIGAIPGRIIYHMKQAGTTNPVFLFDEIDKMSSDFRGDPASAMLEVLDPEQNYQFRDHYLEIPYDLSKVMFITTANSIETIHPALIDRMEVIELSGYTEEEKYEIATKFLLPKQMKNHGLDNTKIEIEPNAMYKIINNYTGESGVRSLEREIAEICRKVALDIVEKGNQSEHKITSDNLIRYLGVPKYRDNEMNDHDEIGASTGLAWTSIGGKTLTIEVSLIDGGKGDIILTGNLGDVMKESCRTAISLIKARAKEWNIDPTVFNKTDIHIHVPEGATPKDGPSAGITIATAILSAFTQRAVKKEVAMTGEVTLRGKVLPIGGLKEKMLAAKRMGIKKLIIPKENEKDLIDIPDSIKEKMEIIMVDDISSVFKNAIV; encoded by the coding sequence ATGGCTGAATTTATTCCCAACAATGATGAAATTCAAGAATCCGCGATTAATAATTATAAAATGCCGCGAATTTTAAAAATGATTGCTTTGCGCGGTTTGGTGATTTTCCCTTATATGAGTGTTAGTTTTGATATAGCAAGGGACAAATCTCTTTTTGCGCTGAATAAAGCATTAGAAAATGATGAGCAGATTTTTTTGGTTACTCAAAAACATGCCTCTCAAAACGATCCTGCTCCTAAAGATATATATCGAATTGGTACCATATGCAAAATAAAACAAGTACTTAAGATGCCTGGAGATACACTAAGAGTTTTAGCTGAAGGTATAGAACGTGCAGAGATTGAAAGTTATCACAGCATTAAGCCTTACTTTGAAGTCGTTTTAAAAGATATGCCTGCTGATAATTCAGATCCTTTACTTATCGAAGCTATGAAAAGAATAGCTAAAGAAAACTTTGAAGAGTATTCAAGATATGATACCAAAATTGTTACTGATAACTTTGCACATATCGATATAGAGACTGAACCTGAAAAGTTTGTTTATGCGGTAGGACAGTATATTTATACAAAAGAATCTGACAGGCAAGAGCTGTTATCTATTAATAATCTTGATAAAAAGCTTCAGATGATAAGCGAATCTTTGGCTCAGGAAATTGAAGTGCTGAAGATTAAGAAAAAAATAGATAACCGTGTCCGCAAGCAAATGGACAAAAATCAAAAAGAATATTATCTTCGCGAGCAGGCTAGAGCAATTCATGAAGAGCTTGGAGACGGGGACGAAGACCTTGTTGACTATATAAATAAAGCAAAGGAGCTTAAGCTTCCTCAAGAGGCAATGGAAAAAGTCGAAAAAGAAGTTAAACGACTTCAAAAGATGAGTTCAACTTCTCCTGAAGCTGGAGTTTCTCGTTCTTATATAGAGTGGATTTTGGATATTCCTTGGACCAAAGCCACAGAAGATAACTTGGACTTGCAAAGAGCAAGAGAAATACTTAATGAAGACCATTTTGGTTTAGAAAAAGTAAAAGAAAGGATATTGGAATATCTTGCTGTATTGCATTTGACCAAGACATTAAAAGGACCTATTCTTTGCTTTGTTGGCCCTCCTGGAGTAGGAAAGACATCAATTGTTAAGTCAATTGCAAGAGCGTTGGGTAGAAACTTTGTATCCATGTCTTTGGGTGGAGTTAAAGATGAGGCTGAAATTAGAGGTCATCGTCGTACTTATATTGGTGCCATACCCGGCAGAATTATATATCATATGAAACAGGCTGGAACAACTAATCCTGTATTTTTGTTTGACGAAATAGATAAGATGTCGAGTGATTTTAGAGGCGACCCTGCTTCTGCAATGCTGGAAGTTTTGGACCCTGAACAAAATTACCAATTTAGAGATCATTATTTGGAAATACCTTACGACCTTTCCAAGGTTATGTTTATAACTACCGCAAACAGTATTGAAACTATCCATCCTGCGCTTATTGACCGTATGGAAGTAATAGAACTAAGCGGTTATACAGAAGAAGAAAAATATGAAATTGCGACCAAGTTCTTGTTGCCTAAACAGATGAAAAATCACGGGCTTGATAACACAAAGATAGAGATAGAACCAAACGCAATGTATAAAATTATTAATAATTATACAGGTGAGTCTGGAGTAAGAAGCTTAGAGAGAGAAATAGCTGAAATCTGCAGAAAGGTTGCTTTAGATATAGTTGAAAAAGGCAACCAATCTGAACACAAAATAACATCAGATAATTTAATCCGTTATCTTGGAGTACCAAAATATCGTGATAATGAAATGAATGATCATGATGAAATCGGAGCTTCTACAGGTCTAGCTTGGACTTCAATAGGCGGAAAAACCTTAACAATTGAAGTATCCTTAATAGATGGTGGTAAGGGAGACATAATTTTGACAGGCAATCTTGGAGATGTAATGAAAGAGTCTTGCCGTACTGCTATAAGCTTGATCAAGGCCAGAGCAAAAGAATGGAATATAGACCCGACTGTATTTAATAAAACAGATATTCATATTCATGTGCCTGAAGGTGCTACTCCAAAAGACGGTCCTAGCGCAGGCATCACAATAGCTACTGCGATTTTATCAGCGTTTACCCAACGTGCAGTTAAGAAAGAAGTTGCTATGACAGGAGAGGTTACGTTGAGAGGCAAGGTATTGCCTATAGGCGGACTAAAAGAAAAAATGCTTGCAGCAAAACGTATGGGTATTAAAAAGCTGATTATACCTAAAGAAAATGAAAAGGACTTGATAGATATACCTGATAGCATAAAAGAAAAAATGGAAATTATTATGGTAGATGATATTTCTAGCGTGTTTAAAAATGCAATAGTATGA
- the murA gene encoding UDP-N-acetylglucosamine 1-carboxyvinyltransferase produces MDKNKEKLIITGGKPLHGEIAVDTSKNAVLPILAASILNSGKTVLHNIMPITDVYNMLNILSTLGCTYTWHDRDLHINCIKAHSWEIPQDLAREIRSSIFMLGSILSRFRAAKVSYPGGCDIGIRPIDLHLKGLKDLNVKIKEEHGFIICDGTNMRGGVIHLDYPSVGATENLMMAAVLIEGTTEIRNAAKEPEIIDLQNFINSMGGKISGAGTSTITIQGVETLTDCEYTPIPDRIIGGTYLIACAICGGKIKVNNFQSEHLYALIAKLRESGCEFQIGPNYIEIECKQRPITAQIIETLPYPGFPTDLQAPMTALQAISDGTCMIIENMFETRFKHCPELIKMGANITVRDRMAIVRGVSHLQGAEVTAMDLRGGAALVLAGLAAKGTTVINNVYHIDRGYYAIEEKFRQLGGEIIRVSS; encoded by the coding sequence ATGGATAAAAATAAGGAAAAACTTATTATTACGGGCGGCAAACCGTTGCATGGCGAAATAGCGGTTGACACATCCAAAAACGCAGTTTTACCAATATTGGCAGCAAGCATACTTAACAGCGGAAAAACTGTATTACATAATATTATGCCAATAACAGATGTATATAACATGCTAAACATTTTGTCAACTTTGGGTTGTACGTATACATGGCATGACAGAGATCTTCACATTAATTGCATCAAAGCACATAGTTGGGAAATTCCTCAAGACCTTGCTAGAGAAATACGTTCTTCTATTTTTATGCTTGGTTCAATTTTAAGCAGATTTAGAGCAGCCAAAGTTTCTTATCCAGGCGGTTGTGATATTGGAATTCGTCCTATTGACCTGCATCTAAAAGGATTAAAAGACCTTAATGTCAAGATTAAAGAAGAACATGGTTTTATTATCTGCGACGGCACAAATATGCGAGGCGGAGTTATTCATCTTGATTATCCCAGTGTAGGCGCTACTGAAAATCTTATGATGGCTGCAGTTTTGATTGAAGGAACTACTGAGATAAGAAATGCGGCAAAAGAGCCTGAAATTATTGATTTACAAAACTTTATAAACTCAATGGGCGGAAAAATTTCTGGTGCAGGAACAAGTACAATAACTATTCAGGGCGTAGAAACATTGACTGATTGTGAATACACCCCTATTCCTGATCGCATAATTGGCGGAACATATCTTATTGCTTGTGCAATATGCGGCGGAAAAATTAAAGTAAATAATTTTCAAAGCGAGCACCTATATGCTTTGATAGCTAAACTGCGTGAAAGCGGATGCGAGTTTCAAATCGGTCCTAATTACATCGAAATCGAGTGCAAACAAAGGCCTATAACCGCTCAAATAATAGAAACCCTACCTTATCCCGGCTTTCCTACTGACTTGCAAGCACCTATGACTGCACTTCAGGCAATTTCAGACGGTACATGTATGATTATAGAGAATATGTTTGAAACAAGATTCAAACACTGTCCGGAATTGATAAAAATGGGCGCTAATATTACTGTAAGAGATCGCATGGCAATTGTACGCGGTGTAAGTCATCTGCAAGGCGCAGAAGTTACTGCTATGGATCTTCGCGGCGGTGCTGCTTTGGTTTTAGCCGGCCTTGCTGCTAAAGGAACTACGGTAATTAATAATGTTTATCATATAGACCGAGGATATTATGCTATTGAAGAAAAATTCAGACAATTAGGCGGAGAAATAATAAGAGTTTCATCTTAA